The stretch of DNA GACAGATACGGCGATGTATCCCCGGCTTGCCAGAAGCTCTCCCAGATAAGCATAGCCTTCATCTGAATAATCCTCCATCAGGTGGTTGCCGTGAACGAGCAGCACCAGCGGGAAGGGGCCCGCTCCTTCCGGCATCCATACCCGACCGTTCAGCGGCAGCTGATCCGGGCCGAAGCCCCAGAAGCTCGTTCTGCCCGCGCTCCATCCGCCGAGATAACCCGAGGCATCCACCGAAGTGGAGAGCAGGCCGGCCTCACTTCCGAATTCCTTACGGTGATCATCCTTTCCGCTTCCGTAGGTGAAGCTCTTGTAGCTGAAGCTTCCAGGCTCAGCCGGATTGGAGGCTTGAAGAGCATAAGCCTCGCTGGCCTTCGGATAATCCGGCTGCTGTGGAAGAGGATTTCCATACATAAGAACATAAATAAGCGCTGCACACAGGATGGCAGCGGTGAAGGACAAGATAAGCCTAACCTTCCAGGAGCGAGGAAGCCATAGGGCCCCGGCAGCCATGCCGCCAAGGGCCCCTGCAAGCACTGCAAAGGCAGCAATCGCTCCGGCGATTAGCCACCCCGTATCCGAAATTCCGAATATAAGCAGCACGGCTGTATAAGCCGCTATTAATGTACCCAGAAAGAGCCGGGGTGCAGGCAGCCCGGTTACTGCTAACAGCACCGCCAGCAGATGGGCTCCAGCCGCAATGGCCAATGTGCCGCCTGCAATGAATAATATGATATCCAGTACGGTTCCCCATCCGGTGGGCAGGCCCATAGCCGTAAAAGTAAAAAATACGCAGGTAGAGAGCCACAGACCGATAGAACCTGCGCTCCAGAAAGGAGAATCGTAGCGGTAAGTCCCCTTAATGCGTTTGTTTAGACGGGAACGAAGGGGTTCCCGATTAGGTAAATAAGGTATTTCCAGTTGAGTGTTCATGAAGTCTCCGAATCTATTCTGAATTGTAGTGATAAGTCCATCTGACATTGTATCATGATCACTTGCAAAAAACCTCCGATGGTTTCATCGGAGGCTATAGGGACATACCCAATTTATTATATTATAGGGTTTCTGGCAGTACAGGCAGCTCTTTAGGAACAAGATCGAACAAGTCCCCGTCTTCCATCGCATCGATCAGCCGGTCGAGCCAGCGGTAATAGGCTTCTGCTTCAGCCATTCTTTCAAGGTCGCGCTTAATATAGGAGGTGATGAGGGCATCAGGCTGCTCTTGCTCCAGAAGCTTCCTCATTTCCTTCATGGCACGATGCAGTGCTTGAAGATTGCTCTCTACGGCTTTTCTCCATTTGATGGCGAAATAGTCTACGAACGTCTGATACCAGTCATACTCGACCTCGTACAGATCTTTTCTGGACCCCTTTTCCCACACCTTGTTGACCATTTTCAAATCCAGCAGGGCTCTTACTCCGGTACTCATGCTGGTCTTGCTCATTTCCATGGCTCTACCCATGTCATCCAATGTCATCGGTTTATCCGCGAAGAACAGCAGCCCGTACAAATGGCCGGTGGACAGCGTAAAGCCATACAAGTCCATGTTCCGTCCGATATTCTCAATCACTCTCTTCCTAAGCTTGTGAAGAGAGGATTGCTGCTCCTCACTTAACTGGTCCAAGCTCATGCTTGCACCCTCCTATCTTTAGTTATGCAATTTCTGATGATTGCTGTCAGAATACGTTTTTTATTGTAGAAAACCAACTCCATAAAGTAAAGAAATGAATGAGGGAGGATAAAGGAGAAAAACAGAGCATTTTAAAGTATAAGTTTGTACAGTTTTTACTGTACGTTCTTTATGTACGGTTATTTGGGTTGAAATGAAAACCAATAGACTGTTACAATGGTAACCGTTGGACACATGATCGACTTAAATTAGTGGATTTATACGGCTTACTAACCAGATAAATCGAAAAGCATGAAGCGTCACCGGATAAGGGCGATGTGATCTGCTGCAGCTCTTATCTCTTTTTAACGGAATTGCTAACTATCTTGGTTAAGCTTCACAGCCGAAATCCGCGGTCCTTCCTAAGGGACAACTAGCGGATTGAAGTATGAAGAGGGGTGTAGTTTATATGACAATATTAGAATTGAAAGAAGTCAGCAAGCTGTTCG from Paenibacillus sp. CAA11 encodes:
- a CDS encoding GbsR/MarR family transcriptional regulator — encoded protein: MSLDQLSEEQQSSLHKLRKRVIENIGRNMDLYGFTLSTGHLYGLLFFADKPMTLDDMGRAMEMSKTSMSTGVRALLDLKMVNKVWEKGSRKDLYEVEYDWYQTFVDYFAIKWRKAVESNLQALHRAMKEMRKLLEQEQPDALITSYIKRDLERMAEAEAYYRWLDRLIDAMEDGDLFDLVPKELPVLPETL